Proteins from one Muntiacus reevesi chromosome X, mMunRee1.1, whole genome shotgun sequence genomic window:
- the SLC25A53 gene encoding solute carrier family 25 member 53, translating to MGEQNHSPGKELQPWTRKEAPGKRSWHSHAYALGAISNFMSTFLTFPIYKVMFRQQIHAVAVSEAVRQLWHEGPQYFYRGIYPPLLSKTLQGTLLFGTYDSMLFCLSPVGPHSLGHRWAAGLMSGVVEAVALSPFERVQNVLQDGRKQARFPSTFSILKEFHSYGLWGRLSQGYYRGFWPVLLRNSLGSALYFSFKDPIQNSLAEQGLPHWVPALVSGSVNGTITCLVLYPLIVLVANMQSHIGWQSMPSLWASVQDVWDTRGRKVFMIYRGGSLVILRSSVTWGLTTAIHDFLQRRYHSRKELKD from the coding sequence ATGGGGGAACAAAACCACTCTCCCGGGAAGGAGCTTCAGCCCTGGACACGAAAAGAGGCTCCAGGAAAGAGAAGCTGGCACTCCCATGCCTACGCCCTTGGTGCCATTTCCAACTTTATGTCTACTTTTCTGACCTTTCCTATCTATAAGGTTATGTTCCGGCAACAGATCCATGCTGTGGCGGTGTCAGAGGCTGTGAGGCAGCTTTGGCATGAAGGCCCTCAATACTTCTACCGGGGAATCTACCCACCTCTTCTCTCCAAGACATTGCAAGGGACTTTGCTGTTTGGGACTTATGATAGCATGCTGTTTTGTCTCTCCCCTGTTGGGCCACACTCCCTGGGGCACCGCTGGGCTGCAGGGCTCATGTCTGGTGTGgtggaggctgtggcactcagcCCCTTTGAGAGGGTGCAAAATGTGCTCCAAGATGGTCGCAAGCAAGCTCGCTTTCCCAGCACCTTCAGCATTCTCAAGGAATTTCACTCTTATGGGCTTTGGGGCCGGCTGTCACAGGGTTACTATCGTGGTTTCTGGCCTGTCCTTCTCAGGAACAGCCTGGGGAGTGCTCTGTATTTCTCCTTCAAGGATCCCATCCAGAATAGCTTGGCAGAGCAGGGCCTGCCCCACTGGGTTCCTGCCTTGGTGTCTGGGAGTGTCAATGGAACAATCACCTGCCTAGTTCTGTATCCTCTGATTGTGCTGGTTGCCAATATGCAGTCCCACATTGGCTGGCAGAGCATGCCAAGCTTGTGGGCTTCTGTCCAGGATGTGTGGGACACTCGGGGCCGAAAGGTGTTTATGATATACCGGGGAGGTTCCCTGGTCATCCTAAGGTCCAGTGTAACCTGGGGCCTCACTACTGCTATCCATGACTTCCTGCAGAGGAGGTATCATTCTAGGAAAGAGCTGAAAGATTGA